The following are encoded together in the Syngnathus scovelli strain Florida chromosome 12, RoL_Ssco_1.2, whole genome shotgun sequence genome:
- the cnrip1b gene encoding CB1 cannabinoid receptor-interacting protein 1b → MSGVPQLVKIGISLKMLPNNTAVYFKSDGARFGQTRTIKLLTGSKYKIEVVVKPGAAEATSMSLGGVTFALERQSKDPQSVVYTGLYDTEGVAHTKSGERQPLQISIEFTEAGTFETVWQVKYYNYNKRDHCQWGNSFNSIEYECKPNDTRTLMWVNKETFI, encoded by the exons ATGTCTGGCGTTCCCCAGCTCGTCAAAATCGGCATTTCGCTGAAGATGCTTCCTAACAACACTGCCGTCTACTTCAAATCCGACGGAGCCCGATTCGGGCAAACCCGAACCATCAAGCTGCTCACCGGCTCCAAGTACAAAATCGAGGTGGTGGTTAAACCCGGAGCGGCAGAGGCCAC GTCGATGAGCTTGGGGGGAGTCACCTTTGCCCTGGAGCGGCAATCCAAGGACCCTCAGTCAGTGGTCTACACTGGCCTGTATGACACAGAGGGCGTGGCGCACACCAAGAGCGGCGAGAGGCAGCCGCTTCAGATCAGCATAGAG TTCACCGAGGCGGGCACATTTGAGACGGTGTGGCAAGTGAAATACTACAACTACAACAAACGGGACCACTGCCagtggggcaacagcttcaataGCATCGAGTACGAGTGCAAACCCAACGACACGCGCACACTCATGTGGGTTAACAAAGAGACCTTTATTTGA